A portion of the Stigmatella aurantiaca DW4/3-1 genome contains these proteins:
- a CDS encoding DUF6310 domain-containing protein: MQRETNPAPERSGSTRGPSAPLATEHRRPECDPVPVPHRGGDDAHNQCADRFPPNRYPGKDVLVHGKRIDALHVGKRVLWEIKTDPFDTYSDFLQEQVAGNQVEELQSERTTATACGYDFVVGVSSAAHQAVLLALEPNLGLVVTGCKR; this comes from the coding sequence TTGCAGCGGGAAACGAACCCTGCACCGGAGCGTTCTGGTTCAACCCGAGGACCGTCAGCCCCGCTGGCGACGGAGCATCGCCGCCCTGAGTGCGACCCTGTCCCGGTACCCCACCGAGGCGGAGATGACGCACATAACCAGTGCGCCGACAGGTTTCCGCCGAATCGCTATCCCGGCAAGGACGTGCTCGTGCATGGCAAGCGCATCGATGCACTGCACGTGGGCAAACGGGTGCTCTGGGAGATCAAGACCGACCCATTCGACACGTACAGTGACTTCCTCCAGGAGCAGGTAGCAGGCAATCAAGTGGAGGAACTGCAAAGCGAGCGCACCACCGCGACGGCTTGTGGATATGACTTCGTCGTTGGGGTGAGCAGTGCCGCACATCAAGCCGTGCTGCTCGCGCTGGAGCCCAATCTTGGGCTCGTCGTCACGGGGTGCAAACGATGA
- a CDS encoding GNAT family N-acetyltransferase gives MGTNRLILEGARSASRAIPAHEFSPVMLTTERLHLLMLPPDAAGRVLAYHQVNEKHLGPVSPARPPTFFTLMYWRTRLAQDREDFRNDLALRFYLLPREQPETTAPVVGTVSFTHIRRGPIQACELGYGLDFRYEGKGLMTEALRAACAYAFEAMGLHRIQATHLPENLRSAAVLRRLGFAVEGYARDFLLINGRWRDHVLTSLVAPPASPEP, from the coding sequence ATGGGTACGAATCGACTCATCCTGGAGGGGGCCCGTTCCGCCTCGCGCGCCATCCCGGCACACGAGTTCAGCCCCGTCATGTTGACCACCGAGAGGCTGCACCTGTTGATGCTGCCTCCTGACGCGGCGGGCCGTGTGCTGGCCTACCACCAGGTGAACGAGAAGCATCTGGGCCCCGTCTCGCCCGCGCGCCCGCCGACGTTCTTCACGCTGATGTACTGGCGGACGCGGCTGGCGCAGGACCGGGAAGACTTTCGCAACGACTTGGCGCTGCGCTTCTACCTGCTGCCGAGAGAGCAGCCGGAGACCACCGCGCCGGTGGTGGGCACCGTGAGCTTCACGCACATCCGCCGGGGGCCCATCCAGGCCTGTGAGCTGGGGTACGGGCTGGACTTCCGGTACGAGGGCAAGGGGCTGATGACGGAGGCCCTGCGCGCCGCGTGCGCGTATGCCTTCGAGGCCATGGGCTTGCACCGCATCCAGGCCACCCACCTGCCGGAGAACCTGCGCAGCGCGGCGGTGCTGCGCAGGCTCGGCTTCGCGGTGGAGGGCTATGCGCGAGACTTCCTGCTCATCAATGGGCGGTGGCGGGACCACGTGCTCACCTCCCTCGTGGCCCCCCCGGCCTCCCCGGAGCCCTGA
- a CDS encoding DUF4398 domain-containing protein, translating into MRNTLLAAALALGATACATAQVRTEAPTARLAESNATVRAAREVGAAQVPEAATYLAFAQQQLIQAEQLMAQGENEAADLQLRQAVADARLAFALAQAVPLENEARRLAEQAESLRRGLR; encoded by the coding sequence ATGCGCAACACGCTTCTCGCCGCGGCCCTGGCGCTCGGGGCCACCGCGTGTGCCACGGCCCAGGTGCGGACCGAGGCGCCCACGGCGCGCCTGGCGGAGTCGAATGCCACCGTGCGCGCGGCCCGGGAAGTGGGCGCCGCGCAGGTGCCCGAGGCCGCCACCTACCTGGCCTTCGCCCAGCAACAGCTGATCCAGGCCGAGCAGTTGATGGCCCAGGGGGAGAACGAGGCGGCGGACCTTCAGCTCCGGCAAGCAGTGGCGGACGCACGGCTGGCCTTCGCGCTGGCCCAAGCGGTGCCCCTGGAAAACGAGGCGCGGCGGCTGGCCGAGCAGGCGGAGAGCCTGCGGCGCGGCCTGCGCTGA
- a CDS encoding TetR/AcrR family transcriptional regulator: MTPAGRKPDDGERYQFILETAARLICERSYEGTSMQEIAAACRMTKAGLYHHIQNKEQLLFAIMNYGMDLFEEQVLAKVRDIEDPVERLRSCMRRNIELVTRGVSKEVIIILHEHATLTGEAREYIDGRKKRYVRFIEDAFAEAVKAGRFRPMDPTIVAFSFLGMVLWVYKWFKPDGRMTEQQISDGMVDLFFVGLSPSGAAAAPAAPGLALVPPSNTKEEAS; encoded by the coding sequence ATGACACCCGCGGGACGCAAACCGGACGATGGCGAGCGGTACCAGTTCATTCTGGAGACGGCGGCCCGTCTCATTTGCGAGCGCAGCTACGAAGGCACCTCCATGCAGGAGATCGCCGCGGCGTGCCGCATGACGAAGGCAGGGCTCTACCACCACATCCAGAACAAGGAGCAGCTGCTCTTCGCCATCATGAACTACGGGATGGACCTGTTCGAGGAGCAGGTCCTCGCCAAGGTGCGGGACATCGAGGACCCGGTGGAGCGGCTGCGCTCGTGCATGCGGCGCAACATCGAGCTGGTGACGCGCGGGGTGAGCAAGGAGGTCATCATCATCCTGCACGAGCACGCCACGCTGACCGGCGAGGCGCGCGAGTACATCGATGGGCGCAAGAAGCGCTACGTGCGCTTCATCGAGGATGCGTTCGCCGAGGCCGTGAAGGCCGGCCGCTTCCGCCCCATGGATCCCACCATCGTGGCCTTCTCGTTCCTGGGCATGGTGCTGTGGGTCTACAAGTGGTTCAAGCCCGACGGCCGGATGACCGAGCAGCAGATCTCCGACGGCATGGTGGATCTGTTCTTCGTGGGGCTGTCGCCCTCTGGGGCCGCGGCCGCCCCGGCAGCGCCCGGGCTGGCGCTCGTGCCCCCATCGAACACGAAGGAGGAAGCATCATGA
- a CDS encoding hydroxymethylglutaryl-CoA synthase family protein — protein MKRQVGIEALAIAVPRRYVDIEELARARGVDPAKYTAGLGAKEMAVADPGEDAVALAATAAARLLRTHAVDPAKLGMLVVGTETGVDHSKPVASHVQGLLKLPNNMRVYDAQHACYGGTAGLMAAVEWIASGSAGGRSALVVCSDIARYGLNTAGEPTQGGGAVALLVSEQPDLLAVDVGLNGSCSMDVYDFWRPIGRREAVVDGHYSIKCYTDALSGAYRNWRERALAHEVVRWGNTLPGEQLARILYHVPFCKMARKAHTQLRLCDLEDAPNAPPSTPEAREEKAKSNASYTTQVASSLDLSARVGNVYTASLYLALAGLLNAEGAALAGQRVGLLSYGSGCASEFYSGVVGDKAAKRMAATNVEAVMAKRERVSVEEYERIMRLPYEAPEPLSPEPGEFRLSEIRDHKRLYVQGTAS, from the coding sequence ATGAAGAGACAGGTTGGAATCGAAGCTTTGGCCATCGCCGTTCCCCGGCGCTACGTGGACATTGAAGAGCTGGCGCGCGCCCGCGGGGTGGATCCCGCCAAGTACACCGCGGGCCTGGGCGCCAAGGAGATGGCCGTCGCGGATCCCGGCGAGGACGCGGTGGCGCTCGCGGCGACGGCGGCCGCCCGGCTGCTGCGCACCCACGCGGTGGACCCGGCCAAGCTGGGCATGCTGGTGGTGGGCACCGAGACGGGGGTGGATCACTCCAAGCCGGTGGCCTCCCACGTCCAGGGATTGCTGAAGCTGCCCAACAACATGCGCGTCTATGACGCCCAGCACGCCTGCTACGGCGGCACCGCGGGCCTGATGGCGGCGGTGGAGTGGATCGCCTCGGGCTCCGCCGGGGGCCGCTCGGCGCTGGTGGTGTGCTCGGACATCGCCCGGTACGGCCTGAACACGGCGGGCGAGCCCACGCAGGGCGGCGGCGCGGTGGCGCTCCTGGTCTCCGAGCAGCCGGATCTGCTGGCGGTGGACGTGGGGCTCAACGGCTCGTGCAGCATGGATGTGTATGACTTCTGGCGCCCCATCGGCCGCCGCGAGGCGGTGGTGGACGGGCACTACTCCATCAAGTGCTATACGGACGCGCTCTCGGGGGCGTACCGCAACTGGCGCGAGCGGGCGCTGGCGCACGAGGTGGTGCGCTGGGGCAACACCCTGCCCGGCGAGCAGTTGGCGCGCATCCTCTACCACGTGCCCTTCTGCAAGATGGCGCGCAAGGCGCACACGCAGCTGCGGCTGTGTGACCTCGAGGACGCGCCCAATGCGCCGCCCTCCACGCCCGAGGCCCGCGAGGAGAAGGCCAAGTCGAACGCGAGCTACACCACCCAGGTGGCCAGCTCGCTGGACCTGAGCGCGCGGGTGGGCAACGTGTACACCGCCTCGCTGTACCTGGCGCTGGCGGGGCTGCTGAACGCCGAGGGCGCCGCGCTGGCGGGCCAGCGCGTGGGCCTGCTGTCGTACGGCAGCGGCTGCGCGTCCGAGTTCTACTCGGGCGTGGTGGGCGACAAGGCGGCGAAGCGCATGGCGGCCACGAACGTGGAAGCGGTCATGGCCAAGCGCGAGCGCGTCTCCGTGGAGGAGTACGAGCGCATCATGCGGCTGCCGTATGAGGCCCCAGAGCCGCTGTCGCCCGAGCCGGGAGAGTTCCGGCTTTCGGAGATCCGCGACCACAAGCGCCTCTACGTCCAAGGCACCGCGAGCTGA
- a CDS encoding DUF5953 family protein, with the protein MTQQSRLLLTVYAPALMSGDGRPLTVVHGMEQALPGLSLAWEISQEERPIAMRGSQRQQPDGSFPLLSNGNERYPVTIRGLETPTSQAPGNQPLLDIHAKLSLDGTVIAAAEDVLESMGEGARAFWGHATPGSAALDIAEQTSPTLAGPPCPTHLGWLNHWAAAAAKAIGFLAPSHDADLLSRSRRTATGGWVVRLANEPLDLDNPTHLDALLRAYERFPKIGGRVTPR; encoded by the coding sequence ATGACCCAGCAAAGCCGCCTCCTGCTGACCGTTTACGCACCAGCGCTCATGAGCGGCGACGGCCGCCCGCTCACGGTCGTCCATGGAATGGAACAAGCGCTCCCCGGCTTGAGTCTAGCGTGGGAGATCTCCCAAGAAGAGCGGCCCATCGCGATGCGTGGCTCGCAGAGGCAACAACCCGACGGAAGTTTCCCTCTCCTCAGCAATGGCAATGAGCGCTACCCCGTCACGATTCGTGGGTTGGAAACACCCACGAGCCAAGCTCCGGGCAACCAGCCCTTGCTCGACATCCATGCGAAGCTGTCACTGGACGGGACCGTCATCGCGGCGGCGGAAGATGTGCTTGAAAGCATGGGAGAGGGCGCACGAGCGTTCTGGGGGCACGCGACGCCAGGCAGCGCGGCACTCGACATCGCGGAGCAAACAAGCCCCACGTTGGCGGGACCACCATGCCCCACCCACCTCGGGTGGTTGAACCACTGGGCCGCCGCCGCCGCGAAAGCCATCGGGTTCCTGGCCCCCTCACACGATGCAGACCTGCTCTCGCGGTCGCGGCGCACCGCGACGGGCGGGTGGGTTGTGAGGCTGGCGAATGAGCCGCTGGACCTCGACAACCCCACGCACCTTGATGCGCTCTTGCGCGCCTATGAGCGTTTCCCAAAGATTGGCGGGCGCGTCACTCCGCGTTGA
- a CDS encoding OmpA family protein yields the protein MQRWKRWVWGVAGTAGLVSGCVAHGPPPRELLDARTTYQRVSVNPVVRQQSAQPLTEAWHALLEAEREYDRSKDSPKTRSLAYVALRKAQLAEAQASIAVAQHQRAVAAQALRQTQEAQRRQSQAQLDAAQRQLLEARRLRDEAAQLAEARRLQSQTVQLQQEAQRRQEEMDRLAQEQRQRSEAETQAQRLAQAEQALEVERRARAEAETRAAEEREARARAEAQAATALAGLARQGELKVSEDARGTVLTLSGSVLFASGEDDLLPSARSKLSEVAEALKPTHNRLTIEGHTDAQGADRFNEDLSFRRAERVRNFLVSQGVAANRVEVRGLGEYRPVASNSTAEGRANNRRVEIILQRGDATGVGGSGQGGPP from the coding sequence ATGCAGCGGTGGAAACGATGGGTGTGGGGCGTGGCGGGGACCGCGGGGCTGGTGTCGGGGTGCGTTGCGCACGGCCCGCCTCCGCGCGAGCTGTTGGATGCCCGGACAACTTACCAGCGCGTCTCGGTGAACCCGGTGGTCCGCCAACAGAGCGCGCAGCCGCTGACGGAGGCCTGGCACGCGCTGCTCGAGGCCGAGCGCGAGTATGACCGCTCCAAGGACTCGCCGAAGACGCGCTCGCTGGCGTACGTGGCGCTGCGCAAGGCCCAGCTCGCGGAAGCCCAGGCCAGCATCGCGGTGGCCCAGCACCAGCGGGCCGTGGCCGCGCAGGCCCTGCGCCAGACGCAGGAGGCCCAACGGCGCCAGTCCCAGGCCCAGCTCGACGCGGCCCAGCGGCAGCTCCTGGAGGCCCGGCGCCTGCGGGACGAGGCGGCCCAACTGGCCGAGGCCCGGCGCCTCCAATCCCAGACCGTCCAGCTCCAGCAAGAGGCCCAGCGCCGCCAGGAAGAGATGGACCGGCTGGCCCAGGAGCAGCGCCAGCGCAGCGAGGCGGAGACCCAGGCGCAGCGGCTGGCCCAGGCGGAGCAGGCGCTGGAGGTGGAGCGGCGCGCGCGCGCGGAGGCCGAGACCCGGGCCGCCGAGGAGCGCGAGGCCCGGGCACGCGCGGAGGCCCAGGCCGCCACGGCCCTGGCGGGGCTCGCGCGCCAGGGCGAGCTGAAGGTGAGCGAGGACGCGCGGGGCACGGTGCTGACGCTCTCGGGCAGCGTCCTCTTCGCCTCGGGGGAGGACGACTTGCTGCCCTCCGCCCGCTCCAAGCTCTCGGAGGTGGCCGAGGCCCTGAAGCCCACCCACAACCGGCTGACCATCGAAGGCCACACGGATGCCCAGGGCGCGGACCGCTTCAACGAGGACCTCTCCTTCCGTCGGGCGGAGCGCGTGCGCAACTTTCTCGTCTCCCAGGGCGTCGCGGCGAACCGCGTCGAGGTGCGCGGCCTGGGCGAGTACCGGCCGGTGGCCAGCAACAGCACCGCCGAGGGCCGCGCCAACAACCGGCGCGTGGAGATCATCCTCCAGCGGGGCGACGCCACGGGCGTGGGAGGAAGCGGGCAGGGAGGGCCTCCCTGA
- a CDS encoding group II truncated hemoglobin encodes MLPQLKTPPADDDWVPSLEDTPFQRIGGEAEVMALAAAFYDAMDADEPALAQLHVLDANGRVNAGTRERFGLFLVGWLGGPQHYVERHGHPRLRMRHGHVPVDTAMRDAWLRCMRKALDARGVTGGLRRFLEERFQHTGDFLRNTEG; translated from the coding sequence ATGCTCCCTCAACTCAAGACACCCCCCGCCGACGATGACTGGGTCCCCTCGCTGGAGGACACCCCCTTCCAACGCATCGGGGGCGAGGCGGAGGTCATGGCGCTGGCGGCGGCGTTCTACGACGCCATGGACGCGGACGAGCCCGCGCTCGCCCAACTGCACGTGCTGGATGCGAACGGCCGGGTGAACGCGGGCACGCGCGAGCGCTTCGGCCTGTTCCTGGTGGGCTGGCTCGGAGGCCCCCAGCACTACGTGGAGCGGCACGGCCACCCGCGCCTGCGCATGCGCCACGGCCACGTCCCGGTGGACACGGCCATGCGCGATGCGTGGCTGCGGTGCATGCGCAAGGCCCTGGACGCGCGCGGGGTGACGGGTGGCTTGCGGCGCTTCCTCGAGGAGCGCTTCCAGCACACCGGCGATTTTCTCCGCAACACCGAGGGCTGA
- a CDS encoding CoA-transferase subunit beta, which yields MSTPSEATPAETVVALLAREIEDGAVIATGVASPLAILAIAVARATHAPRLTYLACVGSLDPALPTLLPSSEDLGYLLGRTAEITIADLFDHARRGRVDTIFFGAAEVDARGRTNMTAAGSLERPRVKFPGVAGAATLRQWVRRPVLLVPKQSRRNLVPEVQVATTQDPRRPVRLISDLGIFELGAEGARLHARHAWATAADISERTGFSFSVAAPLPVTPPPDARTLEAIRTIDSHCFRDQLVGA from the coding sequence ATGAGCACCCCATCTGAAGCCACCCCCGCGGAGACCGTCGTCGCCCTGCTGGCGCGCGAAATCGAGGATGGCGCCGTGATTGCCACGGGCGTCGCTTCGCCGCTGGCCATCCTCGCCATCGCCGTGGCGCGCGCCACCCACGCGCCCCGCCTGACGTACCTGGCCTGCGTGGGCTCGTTGGATCCGGCGCTGCCCACGCTGCTACCCTCCTCGGAGGACCTGGGCTACCTGCTCGGGCGCACGGCGGAAATCACCATCGCGGACCTGTTCGACCACGCCCGGCGCGGGCGGGTGGACACCATCTTCTTCGGCGCCGCCGAGGTGGATGCCCGGGGCCGGACGAACATGACGGCCGCGGGCAGCCTGGAGCGGCCCCGCGTGAAGTTCCCCGGCGTCGCCGGCGCGGCCACGCTGCGGCAGTGGGTGCGCAGGCCCGTGCTGCTCGTCCCCAAGCAGTCGCGCCGCAACCTCGTGCCCGAGGTGCAGGTGGCCACCACCCAGGATCCGCGCCGCCCGGTGCGCCTCATCTCGGACCTGGGCATCTTCGAGCTCGGCGCCGAGGGGGCGCGCCTGCACGCCCGCCACGCATGGGCCACCGCGGCGGACATCTCCGAGCGCACCGGCTTCTCCTTCTCGGTGGCCGCCCCGCTGCCCGTCACCCCCCCACCGGATGCACGCACGCTGGAGGCCATCCGGACCATCGATTCTCACTGCTTCCGCGACCAGCTCGTGGGGGCCTGA
- a CDS encoding CoA transferase subunit A, translating into MRFHGWRPLSEAVASISDGAWLATGGFMLGRAPMALVLELIAQKRQGLRLISLPNPLPAEFLVAGGCLAHVDLPFGALNLEGRVRPMPCLKRAIEQNRLSWREHDGYRVVQRLRAASMGLPFLPAPDTDVSALASAEPPRTVVDPFTGQTVTVEPAFYPDVALVHAQAADERGNLYIEDPTTDLLVAGAARRVIATAEQRVPRLERVTVPGFQVESVSLAPRGALPTGCLGLYAHDDAMLAHYLELAEAGREAEFLSRLLDARRAA; encoded by the coding sequence ATGAGGTTCCATGGCTGGAGGCCCCTGTCCGAGGCGGTGGCCTCCATTTCCGACGGCGCATGGCTGGCCACGGGCGGCTTCATGCTCGGCCGGGCGCCCATGGCGCTGGTGCTGGAGCTGATCGCCCAGAAGCGCCAGGGCCTGCGGCTCATCTCGCTGCCCAACCCCCTGCCCGCGGAGTTCCTCGTGGCCGGCGGGTGTCTGGCCCACGTGGATCTGCCCTTCGGGGCGCTGAACCTGGAGGGCCGGGTGCGACCCATGCCCTGCCTCAAGCGCGCCATCGAGCAGAACCGCCTGTCCTGGCGCGAGCACGATGGCTACCGCGTCGTCCAGCGGCTGCGCGCGGCCTCCATGGGCCTGCCGTTCCTGCCCGCCCCGGACACGGACGTCTCGGCGCTGGCCTCGGCCGAGCCGCCGCGCACGGTGGTGGATCCGTTTACCGGCCAGACGGTCACCGTCGAGCCTGCCTTCTACCCGGACGTGGCGCTGGTGCACGCGCAGGCCGCGGATGAGCGCGGCAACCTCTATATCGAGGATCCCACCACGGACCTGCTCGTGGCGGGCGCGGCGCGCCGGGTGATCGCCACCGCCGAGCAGCGCGTGCCCCGGCTGGAGCGCGTCACCGTGCCCGGCTTCCAGGTGGAGAGCGTCTCGCTGGCCCCGCGCGGCGCCCTGCCCACCGGCTGCCTGGGCCTGTACGCGCACGACGACGCGATGCTCGCACACTACCTGGAGCTGGCGGAGGCCGGCCGCGAAGCCGAGTTCCTGAGCCGCCTGCTGGACGCCCGGAGGGCCGCATGA
- a CDS encoding DUF1338 domain-containing protein produces MSPDASRLLELLWNRYAAEVPFARTFVQLSGGSFRNDHVALRSLARLGGGIALFERVFERLGWKRAGEYTFPETHLAAIYMAHPEGLPRVFLSELKAEELSPRARELLAALPEDPPPPEPVEALAEWFRAPPPPREAALLELEKESQYGAWLLAFGRKVNHFTGSVDDVEAWQQRMREAGVPMKKEIEGERGGALRQTATHASPLTVALQEGGSRAWPYAYFEIAQRAPHFDGFLGPQARALFEMTRRAP; encoded by the coding sequence ATGAGCCCTGACGCCTCGCGCCTCCTGGAGTTGTTGTGGAACCGCTATGCCGCCGAAGTGCCCTTCGCGCGGACCTTCGTGCAGCTGTCGGGCGGAAGCTTCCGCAATGACCACGTCGCGCTCCGCTCCCTGGCCCGGCTCGGGGGCGGCATCGCGCTGTTCGAGCGGGTCTTCGAGCGGCTCGGCTGGAAGCGGGCCGGGGAGTACACCTTCCCGGAGACGCACCTGGCCGCCATCTACATGGCCCACCCCGAGGGGCTGCCCCGTGTCTTCCTCTCCGAGCTCAAGGCGGAGGAACTCTCGCCCCGGGCGCGGGAGCTGCTGGCCGCGCTGCCCGAGGATCCGCCCCCGCCCGAGCCGGTGGAGGCGCTGGCCGAGTGGTTCCGCGCCCCGCCGCCGCCCCGGGAGGCCGCGCTGCTGGAGCTGGAGAAGGAGTCCCAGTACGGCGCCTGGCTGTTGGCGTTCGGCCGCAAGGTGAACCACTTCACCGGCTCGGTGGATGACGTGGAGGCCTGGCAGCAGCGCATGCGCGAGGCCGGGGTGCCGATGAAGAAGGAGATTGAAGGGGAGCGGGGCGGGGCGCTGCGGCAGACCGCCACCCACGCGTCACCGCTCACCGTGGCCCTTCAGGAGGGGGGCTCGCGCGCCTGGCCCTATGCCTACTTCGAGATCGCCCAGCGCGCGCCGCACTTCGATGGCTTCCTGGGGCCTCAGGCCCGTGCGCTCTTCGAGATGACCCGGCGCGCCCCGTGA
- a CDS encoding macro domain-containing protein, producing MIRVVEGDLLDQRVDAIVNAWNRNVLPWWLLVPQGVSGALKRRGGLQPFRELARMGPLPLGAAVVTSAGTLPYQGIIHVAGINLLWRASEQSIRDSVANALARARERGWRSLAFPLIGAGSGGFDEEKALALVRAALEAGAGEFDVTVVRYRKR from the coding sequence ATGATTCGTGTCGTCGAGGGAGATCTGCTGGATCAGCGCGTGGACGCCATCGTCAACGCGTGGAACCGGAACGTCCTGCCGTGGTGGTTGTTGGTGCCCCAGGGGGTGTCCGGGGCCCTCAAGCGCCGGGGAGGGCTTCAGCCCTTCCGGGAGCTGGCGCGCATGGGCCCGTTGCCGCTCGGCGCGGCGGTGGTCACCTCGGCCGGAACGCTGCCCTACCAGGGCATCATCCACGTGGCGGGCATCAACCTGCTGTGGCGCGCCTCGGAGCAGTCCATCCGGGACTCGGTGGCGAACGCGCTCGCGCGGGCCCGGGAGCGGGGCTGGCGCTCGCTGGCATTCCCCCTCATCGGCGCGGGCAGTGGGGGCTTTGACGAGGAGAAAGCCCTGGCCCTGGTGCGCGCGGCGCTGGAGGCGGGCGCGGGGGAGTTCGACGTCACCGTGGTGCGCTACCGGAAGCGCTGA
- a CDS encoding alcohol dehydrogenase catalytic domain-containing protein, whose translation MKAVVLREFGAASNLRMESVPMPRPGRGELLVRVRACGVCYHDVINRRGNLPRTHVPAILGHEAAGEVVEVGPDTPGWKVGDRVATLQRMSCGDCALCRTGRNSLCRKDNRFFGEELPGGYAQYLVAPVLGVGRVPENMPWEVAATACCTTGTAVHTVRTRGRVQPGETVLITGASGGVGLSAVQLAKADGARVIAVTSGEAKAQALHEAGAAEVIISRGLDFAAEVRKRTGGEGVNMAVEIVGSATFDQTLKSLAPGGRLVVVGNLESGVVNLNPGLVIVKELEIIGAYATTLSELDDALKLTASGTVRPFVSEAVPLAEAGRAHFRLENREVAGRLVLIPPDPQ comes from the coding sequence ATGAAGGCCGTCGTTCTTCGAGAGTTTGGCGCCGCGAGCAACCTGCGGATGGAGAGCGTTCCCATGCCCCGGCCGGGCCGGGGCGAGTTGCTCGTCCGGGTGCGCGCCTGCGGGGTGTGCTACCACGACGTCATCAACCGCCGGGGCAACCTGCCGCGCACGCACGTGCCCGCCATCCTCGGCCACGAGGCGGCCGGCGAGGTGGTGGAGGTGGGGCCGGATACCCCAGGCTGGAAGGTGGGCGACCGCGTGGCCACGCTCCAGCGCATGTCCTGCGGGGACTGCGCGCTGTGCCGCACCGGGCGCAACAGCCTGTGCCGCAAGGACAACCGCTTCTTCGGCGAGGAGCTGCCCGGCGGCTACGCGCAGTACCTCGTGGCGCCGGTGCTCGGCGTGGGCCGGGTGCCCGAGAACATGCCCTGGGAGGTGGCCGCCACCGCCTGCTGCACCACGGGCACCGCGGTGCACACCGTGCGCACGCGCGGCCGGGTGCAGCCGGGAGAGACGGTGCTCATCACCGGCGCCAGCGGCGGCGTGGGGCTGTCGGCGGTGCAGTTGGCCAAGGCGGATGGGGCGCGCGTCATCGCCGTCACCTCCGGTGAGGCCAAGGCGCAGGCGCTGCACGAGGCCGGTGCCGCGGAGGTCATCATCTCCCGCGGGCTGGACTTCGCCGCCGAGGTGCGCAAGCGCACCGGGGGCGAGGGCGTGAACATGGCCGTGGAAATCGTCGGCAGCGCCACGTTCGACCAGACGCTCAAGTCGCTGGCCCCCGGGGGCCGCCTGGTGGTGGTGGGCAACCTGGAGTCCGGGGTGGTGAACCTCAACCCGGGCCTCGTCATCGTCAAGGAGCTGGAGATCATCGGCGCCTACGCCACCACCCTCTCCGAGCTGGACGACGCGCTGAAGCTGACGGCCTCGGGCACGGTGCGCCCCTTCGTCTCCGAGGCGGTGCCGCTGGCCGAGGCCGGGCGGGCGCACTTCCGCCTGGAGAACCGGGAAGTGGCCGGACGCCTGGTGCTGATTCCCCCCGATCCACAGTGA
- a CDS encoding 5'-3' exonuclease, with translation MRLHLVDGTYELFRAHFSPRPGHSAPDGQDVKATVGLMSSLLALLHDKAEAVTHLAVAFDNPIRSFRNTLFAGYKSDEGVPPELHAQFDLAEEAVRALGVTAWSMKDHEADDALATAAARWAAQVEQVRLLTPDKDLGQCVRGRHVVQVDRRQEKELDEEAVRAKLGVPPASVPDLLALVGDEADGIPGLTGFGEKGAATLLTAYGHLEAIPAEAADWKVRPRGAERLAATLREHREEALLYRRLATLVTDAPLKESLAALAWKGVPRGPFEALCNRLGVTSLKSRPKRWADPASL, from the coding sequence ATGCGCCTGCACCTCGTTGACGGTACCTATGAGCTGTTCCGGGCCCACTTCTCGCCCCGGCCGGGGCACAGCGCGCCCGATGGGCAGGACGTGAAGGCCACGGTGGGGCTGATGTCCTCGCTGCTCGCGCTGCTGCACGACAAGGCCGAGGCGGTGACCCACCTCGCCGTGGCCTTCGACAACCCCATCCGCTCGTTCCGCAACACGCTCTTCGCGGGCTACAAGTCCGACGAGGGCGTGCCCCCGGAACTGCACGCGCAGTTCGACCTGGCCGAGGAGGCCGTGCGCGCCCTCGGCGTCACCGCCTGGTCCATGAAGGACCACGAGGCCGATGACGCGCTGGCCACCGCCGCGGCGCGCTGGGCGGCGCAGGTGGAGCAGGTGCGGCTGCTCACCCCGGACAAGGACCTGGGCCAGTGCGTGCGCGGCCGGCACGTGGTGCAGGTGGACCGGCGCCAGGAGAAGGAGCTGGACGAGGAGGCCGTGCGCGCGAAGCTCGGCGTCCCTCCGGCCAGCGTGCCGGATCTGCTGGCGCTGGTGGGGGACGAGGCGGACGGCATCCCCGGGCTGACCGGCTTCGGCGAGAAGGGCGCGGCCACGCTGCTCACGGCCTACGGCCACCTGGAGGCCATCCCGGCGGAGGCGGCGGACTGGAAGGTACGCCCCAGGGGGGCGGAGCGGCTGGCGGCCACCCTGCGGGAGCACCGCGAGGAGGCCCTGCTCTACCGCCGGCTCGCCACCCTGGTGACGGACGCGCCGCTGAAGGAGTCCCTGGCGGCGCTGGCGTGGAAGGGGGTTCCCCGGGGCCCCTTCGAGGCGCTGTGCAATCGGCTGGGGGTCACCTCCCTGAAGTCCCGCCCCAAACGGTGGGCGGACCCGGCCTCGCTCTGA